A genomic region of Friedmanniella luteola contains the following coding sequences:
- the gmk gene encoding guanylate kinase produces the protein MSSVGLTVLSGPTAVGKGTVVTQLAADHPEIFVSVSATTRPPRPGEVDGVHYLFVSEAEFDALVADGALLEWAVVHGVHRYGTPRAPVVSAVEAHRPALLEIDLQGARQVRDAWPEARFVFLAPPTWEELVRRLVGRGTESEAQRERRLQTAREELASASEFDHVIVNGEVGQAVAELVALTRL, from the coding sequence GTGAGCTCGGTCGGACTCACGGTGCTGTCCGGCCCGACCGCCGTCGGGAAGGGCACCGTCGTCACGCAGCTGGCCGCTGACCACCCCGAGATCTTCGTCTCCGTGTCCGCCACCACCCGGCCCCCGCGCCCCGGGGAGGTCGACGGCGTGCACTACCTCTTCGTCTCCGAGGCGGAGTTCGACGCCCTGGTCGCCGACGGCGCCCTGCTCGAGTGGGCCGTCGTGCACGGCGTGCACCGGTACGGCACCCCGCGGGCGCCCGTCGTGTCCGCGGTCGAGGCGCACCGGCCGGCGCTGCTGGAGATCGACCTGCAGGGCGCCCGGCAGGTCCGCGACGCCTGGCCGGAGGCCCGGTTCGTGTTCCTGGCCCCGCCGACGTGGGAGGAGCTGGTCCGCCGGCTGGTGGGCCGCGGCACCGAGTCGGAGGCGCAGCGGGAGCGCCGCCTGCAGACCGCCCGGGAGGAGCTGGCCTCGGCCAGCGAGTTCGACCACGTCATCGTGAACGGCGAAGTAGGCCAGGCCGTGGCGGAGTTGGTAGCCTTGACTCGTCTGTGA
- the mihF gene encoding integration host factor, actinobacterial type translates to MTIPPLSDEQRQLARHAATEARRRRAEVKQALRTGSRTLAEVLAQAEQDDVVAHTKVVDVLKSLPRVGAVRATRVMERLDIAPNRRLRGLGKHQSAALVAEFPAAGASADSPA, encoded by the coding sequence GTGACCATTCCCCCCTTGAGCGACGAGCAGCGCCAGCTCGCCCGGCACGCCGCCACCGAGGCACGGCGTCGTCGTGCCGAGGTGAAGCAGGCGCTCCGCACCGGCAGCCGCACGCTCGCCGAGGTGCTGGCCCAGGCCGAGCAGGACGACGTCGTCGCCCACACCAAGGTCGTCGACGTGCTCAAGTCGCTGCCCCGGGTCGGGGCCGTGCGCGCCACCCGGGTGATGGAACGCCTCGACATCGCGCCGAACCGCCGGCTGCGCGGGCTCGGCAAGCACCAGAGCGCCGCCCTCGTCGCCGAGTTCCCGGCCGCGGGCGCCTCCGCCGACTCTCCCGCGTGA